A single Mangrovimonas sp. YM274 DNA region contains:
- a CDS encoding ABC transporter ATP-binding protein, with product MEYLKKLSQFILPYKRYGYLNIFFNILYALFSTLGMVALMPMISVLFGETEQLTVKPVYKGITELKSYGQDYLNYFVTATNANEGPQRTLLYMIVLIISLFLLKNLFNYLALYSITFLRNGVLKDLRNAIYDKVITLPISYYSEKKKGDIIARISGDVNEVKNSLLAVLELIVKEPLTILFAIIMMFAISTKLTIFVFLFIPVAGLIISRIGKSLKRKSNKVQTEQGIFLSTLEETLSGLKVIKGFNAEKRFNNKFQDSTNRFYHFSNTLLNRQNLASPTSEFLGIVTIAALLWYGGSMVLIENSLSGGAFISYMALSYQILTPAKAISKASYKVKAGNAAADRVLEILNTESPLQDKPNAKIKNEFTTAIDVNNISFKYEDEWVLKDFSMTVPKGKTVALVGQSGSGKSTIANLVTRFYDVNQGSITIDGDDIRDLSKHSLRALIGLVTQDSILFNDSIKNNMLIGKQDANEDEIIKALKIANAWEFVSTLPQGIETNIGDSGNKLSGGQKQRLSIARAVLKNPPIMILDEATSALDTESERLVQDALEKMMMHRTSIVIAHRLSTIQNADEIIVMQKGQIVEQGSHDNLLAKQGVYKKLVEMQSFD from the coding sequence ATGGAATACCTAAAAAAACTGTCGCAATTCATCCTTCCTTATAAGAGGTATGGGTACCTTAATATTTTCTTCAATATCCTTTATGCATTGTTCAGTACACTAGGCATGGTGGCTTTAATGCCCATGATTAGTGTATTATTTGGAGAAACGGAACAGCTTACGGTAAAACCTGTGTACAAAGGCATAACGGAGCTAAAATCATATGGTCAAGATTACTTAAATTACTTTGTTACTGCAACCAATGCCAATGAAGGTCCCCAGCGCACTTTATTGTACATGATTGTTTTAATTATCAGCCTGTTTTTACTCAAAAACCTGTTTAATTATCTAGCCTTGTATTCCATAACCTTCCTAAGAAATGGGGTGCTTAAAGATCTAAGAAATGCCATTTACGACAAAGTCATTACCTTACCTATTTCATATTATTCTGAAAAGAAAAAAGGAGACATCATTGCGCGTATTTCCGGTGACGTAAATGAGGTTAAAAACTCTCTGCTGGCTGTTTTGGAGCTTATCGTTAAAGAACCTTTAACCATTCTTTTTGCCATCATTATGATGTTTGCCATTTCCACAAAACTCACCATTTTTGTGTTTTTGTTTATTCCGGTTGCAGGCTTGATTATATCCCGAATTGGAAAAAGTTTGAAGCGAAAATCCAATAAAGTACAAACGGAACAAGGAATTTTTCTCTCAACTCTAGAAGAAACCCTAAGCGGCCTTAAAGTCATTAAAGGCTTTAATGCCGAAAAGCGATTCAATAACAAATTCCAGGATTCCACCAACCGCTTTTACCATTTTTCAAACACCTTGCTCAACAGGCAAAACCTTGCCTCACCTACTAGTGAGTTTCTAGGAATTGTGACTATTGCGGCATTGTTATGGTATGGAGGTAGCATGGTTCTTATTGAAAACAGCCTATCAGGAGGTGCGTTTATCTCTTATATGGCCTTATCCTATCAAATATTAACGCCGGCAAAAGCTATTAGTAAAGCGAGTTATAAAGTAAAAGCTGGTAATGCTGCTGCCGATCGTGTGTTGGAAATTTTGAATACAGAATCTCCTTTACAGGATAAGCCAAACGCCAAGATTAAAAATGAATTCACTACAGCTATAGACGTCAACAACATCTCCTTTAAATATGAGGATGAATGGGTTTTGAAGGACTTTTCCATGACAGTTCCAAAAGGAAAAACCGTGGCTTTGGTAGGACAATCTGGAAGTGGAAAAAGTACTATTGCCAATTTGGTCACTAGATTTTATGATGTCAACCAGGGAAGTATTACCATAGATGGTGATGACATCCGCGACCTGAGCAAACATTCCCTTAGAGCTTTGATTGGATTGGTAACTCAAGATTCCATTTTGTTTAACGACTCTATCAAAAACAATATGCTAATTGGCAAACAAGATGCCAACGAAGATGAAATTATCAAGGCTCTCAAAATTGCCAATGCATGGGAATTTGTAAGCACTCTTCCTCAAGGTATTGAAACCAATATTGGAGACTCAGGAAACAAGCTTTCCGGAGGGCAAAAGCAACGTCTTAGTATTGCCCGAGCCGTGTTAAAGAACCCTCCAATAATGATTTTGGACGAAGCCACTTCAGCATTGGATACGGAAAGTGAACGTTTGGTACAGGACGCTCTAGAAAAAATGATGATGCACAGGACCTCCATTGTCATTGCCCACAGGCTATCTACCATTCAAAATGCCGATGAAATTATTGTGATGCAAAAAGGGCAAATTGTAGAGCAAGGCTCTCATGATAATCTTCTTGCCAAACAAGGAGTTTATAAAAAGCTGGTAGAAATGCAAAGTTTTGATTAA
- a CDS encoding phospho-sugar mutase, which produces MNTLEPQLQERIQTWLTSTFDADTQQHIKSIMDNNLNELKESFYKDLEFGTGGMRGIMGVGTNRINKYTLGKNTQGLSNYLYKCFPNQPIKVVIAYDCRHNSKTLAKVVADVFSANNIAVYLFEDLRPTPELSFAVKHLGCQCGIVLTASHNPPEYNGYKVYWEDGGQLVPPQDHETINEINALDYSEVKFNANEDLIHYIGKDIDDAFVDAAVANASFTSQEAKDNLTIVFTPLHGTSITTIPETLKRAGFTNVHIVEAQSEPNGDFPTVASPNPEEPEALKMALELAEKVNADIVIGTDPDSDRLGVAVRDLEGNMVLLNGNQTMIMMTEFLLKQWHDKDLIKGKEFIGSTIVSTPMMQNLADAFGVSYKVGLTGFKWIAKMIVDFPELKFIGGGEESFGFMVGDFVRDKDAVTSTLLACEIAAYTKAQGGSFYLGLIEAYVKYGFFKERLISLTKKGISGAEEIKQMMVDARENPLKEVNGSKVVTVDDYQLSISKDLIQGTESAIDIPKSNVLIYTTEDGSRIALRPSGTEPKIKFYISVNTTLDNVSEFKAVEQKLESKIDAILKAMKLN; this is translated from the coding sequence ATGAACACTTTAGAACCTCAATTACAGGAACGCATCCAAACCTGGTTAACTTCAACCTTTGATGCCGATACCCAGCAACATATTAAATCTATAATGGACAACAACCTAAACGAACTTAAGGAATCCTTTTATAAGGATTTGGAATTCGGTACAGGAGGAATGCGCGGTATTATGGGCGTTGGCACCAACCGTATCAACAAATACACCCTTGGAAAAAATACCCAAGGATTGAGCAACTACCTTTACAAATGCTTCCCTAATCAGCCTATTAAAGTGGTTATTGCTTATGACTGTAGGCACAACAGTAAAACTTTGGCAAAAGTGGTGGCCGATGTGTTCTCTGCCAATAATATTGCAGTATATCTGTTTGAAGATTTACGACCTACACCTGAGCTTTCCTTTGCAGTGAAACACCTAGGATGTCAATGCGGAATTGTTTTAACAGCATCACACAACCCACCTGAATATAACGGTTACAAAGTATATTGGGAAGATGGCGGCCAATTGGTTCCCCCTCAGGATCACGAAACCATCAATGAAATTAATGCATTGGATTATTCCGAGGTTAAATTCAATGCCAATGAAGATTTGATTCATTACATTGGAAAAGATATTGACGATGCCTTTGTAGATGCAGCGGTTGCCAATGCTAGTTTTACCAGTCAGGAAGCCAAAGACAATTTAACGATTGTATTTACACCATTACATGGAACGTCCATTACCACAATCCCGGAAACTTTAAAACGTGCTGGCTTTACAAATGTTCATATTGTTGAAGCTCAAAGTGAGCCAAACGGAGACTTCCCTACAGTGGCTTCCCCAAACCCAGAAGAACCTGAAGCTTTAAAAATGGCCTTGGAATTGGCTGAGAAAGTCAATGCGGATATCGTAATAGGAACCGATCCCGATAGTGACCGTTTGGGAGTTGCCGTGAGAGATTTGGAAGGCAATATGGTATTGCTCAATGGAAACCAGACCATGATCATGATGACGGAGTTTCTATTGAAACAATGGCATGATAAAGACCTTATCAAAGGAAAGGAATTTATAGGTTCCACTATTGTTTCTACCCCTATGATGCAAAACCTAGCCGACGCCTTTGGGGTTTCGTATAAAGTTGGGCTTACCGGATTTAAATGGATCGCCAAAATGATCGTCGACTTCCCTGAATTGAAATTTATTGGTGGCGGTGAAGAAAGTTTCGGATTTATGGTTGGGGATTTTGTGCGCGATAAAGATGCTGTGACCTCTACCCTACTAGCTTGTGAAATTGCAGCATATACTAAAGCTCAAGGCGGTTCCTTCTACCTAGGTTTAATTGAAGCCTATGTGAAATATGGATTCTTTAAGGAACGATTGATCTCTTTAACTAAAAAAGGAATTTCTGGTGCAGAAGAAATTAAACAAATGATGGTCGATGCTCGTGAAAATCCATTGAAAGAAGTGAATGGCTCAAAAGTAGTGACTGTGGACGATTACCAACTATCCATTTCTAAAGATTTAATACAAGGCACTGAAAGTGCTATCGACATTCCAAAATCTAATGTATTAATCTACACAACCGAAGACGGTAGCCGAATTGCCCTAAGACCTAGTGGTACAGAACCAAAAATCAAGTTTTACATTAGCGTAAATACAACTTTGGACAATGTGTCAGAATTTAAAGCTGTGGAACAAAAATTGGAATCGAAAATCGATGCCATTTTAAAGGCCATGAAACTCAATTAA
- a CDS encoding glycosyltransferase family 2 protein, with product MDISVVIPLLNEQESLTELHNWIARVMQSNHFSYEILFIDDGSTDQSWQTIVGLSKKDPNVKGIRFLKNFGKSQALHAGFSKAEGNVIITMDADLQDNPEEIPELYQMIVQDQFDMVSGWKKKRYDSVLTKNMPSKLFNWAARKTSGVSLNDFNCGLKAYNKDVVKNIDVKGEMHRYIPVLAKNAGFLKIGEKVVQHQARKYGTTKFGMDRFIHGFLDLITIWFISRFARRPMHLFGALGVIMVAIGFVFALYLGIDKLFIHPQGRLITERPQFYISLTTMIMGAQFFVAGFLGETILQTKEDKKRYLIKSELNL from the coding sequence ATGGATATATCAGTAGTTATACCACTACTTAACGAACAAGAGTCTTTAACAGAACTTCATAATTGGATTGCACGCGTTATGCAATCCAATCATTTTTCATATGAAATCCTTTTTATCGACGATGGTAGTACAGACCAATCCTGGCAAACCATTGTTGGTCTCTCAAAAAAAGATCCTAATGTAAAAGGAATCCGTTTTTTGAAGAATTTTGGCAAATCACAGGCGCTTCATGCAGGCTTTTCCAAAGCTGAAGGAAATGTGATCATTACCATGGATGCCGACCTGCAAGACAATCCTGAGGAGATTCCTGAACTTTACCAAATGATTGTTCAGGACCAATTTGATATGGTTTCTGGATGGAAAAAAAAGCGTTACGATTCTGTCCTTACCAAAAACATGCCCTCCAAACTCTTTAATTGGGCGGCAAGAAAAACCTCTGGTGTCAGCTTAAATGATTTTAATTGCGGCTTGAAAGCCTACAACAAAGACGTTGTAAAAAACATCGATGTTAAGGGCGAAATGCACCGGTACATACCAGTCTTGGCAAAAAACGCCGGTTTTCTGAAAATTGGCGAAAAAGTGGTGCAGCACCAAGCTAGAAAATACGGCACCACCAAATTTGGAATGGACCGCTTTATCCACGGATTTCTAGACTTGATTACCATATGGTTCATTTCTAGATTTGCGCGGCGCCCAATGCACCTTTTTGGCGCTCTAGGGGTGATCATGGTAGCCATTGGTTTTGTCTTTGCACTTTATTTGGGTATCGACAAACTCTTTATCCACCCGCAAGGCAGATTGATTACCGAACGTCCTCAATTTTACATCTCCCTAACCACCATGATTATGGGAGCCCAATTTTTTGTCGCTGGCTTTTTAGGAGAAACCATCCTTCAAACTAAAGAAGATAAAAAACGCTATTTAATTAAAAGCGAACTCAACCTATAG
- a CDS encoding DUF4199 domain-containing protein — MEKSIKSSALNYGLYLGATLVLVTVLSYAINLELLTKWWLGIILFLVILVFGIVSTARSKGLLKGFISFKEAFSSYFITIAVGFIISTLVSIVLFNVIDPEASEILKENVMESSRQMMENFGAPQSEIDKAMVQMEGENQFAMGNQLKSVAFQLVFYSIIGLIVALAMKRNDPNAA, encoded by the coding sequence ATGGAAAAATCTATCAAGTCCTCAGCTCTTAATTATGGGCTTTACCTTGGCGCAACACTTGTCCTAGTAACTGTACTCTCTTATGCCATTAATCTAGAATTATTAACCAAATGGTGGCTTGGAATTATCCTTTTCTTGGTAATTCTTGTCTTTGGAATTGTCTCTACTGCAAGATCTAAAGGCTTATTAAAAGGGTTTATCTCGTTTAAAGAAGCTTTCTCATCCTATTTCATAACAATTGCCGTAGGGTTTATAATTAGTACCCTTGTTAGTATTGTACTCTTTAATGTTATTGATCCGGAAGCTTCTGAAATCCTCAAGGAAAATGTTATGGAAAGCTCTCGACAAATGATGGAAAATTTTGGAGCTCCACAATCTGAAATTGATAAAGCAATGGTACAAATGGAAGGCGAAAATCAATTTGCAATGGGTAACCAATTAAAATCGGTAGCATTTCAATTGGTATTCTATTCAATCATCGGACTTATTGTAGCATTGGCCATGAAGCGCAATGATCCTAACGCAGCTTAA
- a CDS encoding type B 50S ribosomal protein L31: protein MKKGIHPENYRLVAFKDMSNEDVFLTKSTAVTNETLEVDGVEYPLVKLEISRTSHPFYTGKSKLVDTAGRIDKFKNKYAKFKK, encoded by the coding sequence ATGAAAAAAGGTATACATCCAGAAAATTATAGACTTGTAGCGTTTAAAGATATGTCTAACGAGGACGTATTTTTAACAAAGTCAACGGCAGTTACTAACGAAACTTTAGAAGTGGATGGGGTTGAGTATCCATTGGTTAAGTTAGAGATTTCAAGAACGTCTCACCCATTTTATACTGGTAAATCCAAATTGGTTGATACCGCTGGACGTATTGATAAATTCAAAAACAAATACGCTAAATTCAAAAAGTAA
- a CDS encoding GlmU family protein translates to MNYILFDGPSRNNLLPFTYTRPVADIRVGILTIREKWETFLGYTTTTLTEEYLSEKFPMVEIEENVMINASYLPNAELIEMVKSLKENQAIFKDEDVLAFFTTDTQEEVDFEIYEAIEFEDDVLKIEHTWDIFAKNGEAISEDFELLTKGKESQPIPSSNNTIHANRIFIEEGAKLEFVTLNATNGPIYIGKDAEIMEGSIIRGPFALCEGATVKMGAKIYGPTTVGPYSKVGGEINNSVLFAYSNKGHDGFLGNSVLGEWCNLGADTNNSNLKNNYAEVRLWNYETEGFARTGLQFCGLMMGDHSKSGINTMFNTGTVVGVSANVFGSGYPRNFIPSFAWGGSSGFTTFLTKKAFEVAKVVMSRRNIEFTEQDAAIMEHVFELTQKYRKSF, encoded by the coding sequence ATGAACTATATTCTTTTTGATGGTCCCTCTCGTAACAATTTGTTGCCATTTACCTATACGCGTCCAGTGGCCGATATTCGGGTTGGAATTTTAACCATTCGTGAAAAATGGGAAACATTTTTGGGCTATACCACCACAACTTTGACAGAAGAATATCTTTCGGAGAAATTTCCTATGGTTGAAATAGAGGAGAACGTCATGATCAACGCGTCCTATTTGCCCAATGCGGAGTTGATTGAGATGGTGAAAAGCTTGAAAGAGAACCAAGCCATTTTTAAAGATGAAGATGTGTTGGCATTTTTTACCACAGATACCCAGGAAGAAGTGGATTTTGAAATCTATGAAGCCATTGAGTTTGAAGATGACGTTTTGAAAATAGAACATACTTGGGATATTTTTGCTAAAAACGGAGAAGCTATTTCCGAAGATTTTGAATTGTTGACCAAAGGAAAGGAATCTCAGCCAATCCCGTCTTCAAACAATACCATTCATGCCAATAGAATTTTTATTGAGGAAGGTGCCAAATTGGAATTTGTAACCCTAAATGCTACCAATGGGCCAATTTATATTGGAAAGGATGCCGAGATTATGGAAGGTTCTATCATCCGCGGGCCATTTGCCTTATGTGAAGGTGCCACCGTAAAAATGGGCGCTAAGATTTACGGACCTACCACAGTTGGACCCTATAGCAAAGTTGGAGGGGAAATCAATAATTCGGTGCTATTTGCCTATTCCAATAAGGGACATGATGGATTTTTAGGGAATTCGGTGTTAGGAGAATGGTGTAATCTAGGCGCCGATACCAATAATTCCAATCTAAAAAATAACTATGCCGAAGTCCGTCTTTGGAATTATGAAACTGAAGGCTTTGCTAGAACAGGCTTACAGTTTTGTGGGTTGATGATGGGGGATCATAGTAAGTCTGGTATCAATACCATGTTTAATACGGGAACGGTTGTTGGGGTGAGTGCCAATGTTTTTGGTAGTGGTTACCCAAGAAATTTCATTCCAAGTTTTGCTTGGGGAGGAAGTTCGGGGTTTACAACTTTTTTGACCAAAAAGGCTTTTGAGGTGGCTAAAGTAGTGATGTCAAGACGTAATATTGAATTTACGGAGCAAGATGCGGCCATTATGGAACACGTATTTGAATTGACCCAGAAGTACCGAAAATCATTTTAA